TAAGATGAGGGGTGTAGCATGTGAGCCAATAAAGTGCAAGGCCCacaggtttttgtgtgtgtcaagagcgacttgagcaactgcaagttgcttctggtgtgagagaattggccatctgcaaggacgttgaccaggggaggccaggatgttttgatgttgtaccatccctgtgggaggcttctctcatgtccctggatggggagctggatctgacagagggagctcaaccaggtCTCCCCATATTTGAATTGCTGACCTCtcaggtttaactcactgtgccactgggggcttctaacAAGGTGAGAACCATAGTTGTTGGCTATGAGGAGGACCATCATGTGAGCCAATAAGATGGGTTCCCCCTTGGGTCAGCCCATAAGGTGGGGATTCCACCTGCTCAGCTATTAATGTAGGGATCCCACCTGTCTACAGGTAAAATAGGGTCAGCCTCAGCCAATGAGGTGGGGAATTGCATCTGTGAGCAATCAGGTAGGGGTCATACCAGTCAGCCAATAAGGTGGGGAATAGAAGCATCCAACAGCCAATAGGATGGTGATCCCACCAAGCCAACCAATAAGGGGGGTGTCCCCCAACGTCAGCCCAATAAGGTGGGGATCCCAGCTTGTCAGCCAATAAGGTGAGGTTCCTCCGGCGCCGGCCAATAAAGTGGGGATCCCTTCCTCATTCGACTCCACCCTCCCCCTTTTGCCCCTTTATTCCGCATCCTTGGGGGATCCCCTCTCGGCCTGGCCCTTCGCCCTTCCTCTCCCGCCGCCCTGAATCCCACGGAAgggtcccctccctcctctccccctcccccccccccccccgggtctcgCCCTCCTCCTGACTCACCTCGCGCGACGCTCTCCACTCAGCGGGCTCGGGAGTCAGCGGCTGAGAGGACGCTCGGGGGCGCGCCTGGCTCGCGCGGgcagagagaaggggggagggagggagagagggaggcgcgTCTCCGCCCCTCGCCGCAGCTGATGCGTGCGCGCGCGCCTGCACGGGGACGCGCCGCCCGTGATTGGTGGCCCCGAGGGGAGGCGCGAGGACCGCTGGTGGCTctgaagggagaaggaggaagggagagagggagggatcaGAGCGTGGGGAGAGAGGCCTCTGCTTCCCCTGAGCTTCAACTCGAGGCAGAGCCACTGCTCTTCCCAGTAGGCCCAGGCAGAAGGCAACGCCAGAGCCGGATTGAGGAGCAGTGGGGCCCCCTGCTAGGGAACTTAGGAAGCCCATTCCTTACCTAGGCCTGAAGGAGGGAGGCCTAcgctgcctgctttgtggcacaagcgcctgaggggggaaaggaaagggcctgaggtcgttaggaatggtgggagttggagtcccaaacaccaggagggcccaagttgaacTGAAACCATGACTTTGcctaattatatctggttgtataccacaagaggaCATTCTACTCcaaaagggtttttggctcttctgtgaaaggtcatgcttttctaaaaagttgtgatctccaaaaggttatttcccccaaaaggttataaatgccattttccaaaatcaCTATGCAAATTCCTAAGCAGCCCATGGGtcgggtgtttatttatttacactattcctatcccgcccatatcagtctgaaggtgactcagggcagcatacaaagtcggcacaattcatagaatcaaagagttggaagagacctcatgggccatccagtccaaccccctgccaagaagcaggaatattgcattcaaatcacccctgacagatggccatccagcctctgtttagaaacttccaaagaaggagcctccaccacactctggggcagagagttccactgctgaacggctctcacagtcaggaagttcttcctcatgttcagatggaatctcctttcttgtagtttgaagccattgttccgcgtcctagtctccagggaagcaggaaacaagcttgctccattgctagatgccatatataaaatacatacattgattaaaaaaacagaaaagaaacattAGTGTACATTTGGagacataaaaacaatgaataataaaaaatttaaaaactatggcctctcgttcaaatcctcaCCCATTCCATAGTCTTAactgttcctgggtcattttctgaTTCAAGTTTGTTTATCCtgaggttccgaatgcttgctcgaagagccaggttttcactcttttttgaaaggtcaggagggaggggactgatctaatatccttaggcagggagttccatagccaaggggctgccacagagaaggccctgtctctcatccctgccaaacgtgcttccgaagcaggcgggatcgagagtagggccgcCTCCGACGATTTCAggttcctggtgggttcataggaagagatacgttcagatagataagctgggccggaaccgtttagggctttataggctaaagccagccgtttgaattgtgcccggtagcaagctggcagccagtggagctggtgcaactgaggagttgtatgctccctgagtgccactcctgttagcatcctggctgccgcacgctggaccatttgaaacttccgagcagttttcaaaggcaaccccatgtagagcacgttgcagtaatctatatggtatgtaaccagagcgtggactaccgtggccaagtcagacttcccaggtacgggcgcagctggcgctcAAGTTTAGAGTCAAGAGGTGTCAAGTAGTTGATCTAATCCAGGTTAGTCATAAATTGTCTTGCAAAGTGAAAGGAGAAGCATGCATGTGGCCATCAGATAGTCCAAAAATCGTTACAGCAAAACAGTATCCCAAACAAAGCTAGAAAGCAGGAAAATATATTTGTCAATCATAGCCAGTTTAATGTCAAGAAAACCCAAATACCAGAGACGACTGGGAATCTCCAAAATAGAAACGTGGTAAGCCACAAAGGTGCCAGGGAGCTGCTGGGAGATGTATCGGCAGCAGCTGCATCCGTGTCTTACACCAATTTGGAGATACAGTTATGTGCCCTAAAAGTCATGAAATTTTGTCAATCACAGTTTGTGAACCATCTTTCCAATCAGTCTGAACcggtttgtcgaaggctttcatggctggaatcactgggtgttgtaggtttttcaggctatatggccatgttctagagacattctttcctgatgtttcccctgcatctatataaacccattttttctcattccaacagacctcactacctctgaggatgcttgccatagatgcaggcgaaacgtcaggagagaatgcctctacaacatagccaaatagcccaaaaaaacctacaacaacccagtctgtgAACCTTTTTTCTTTGTCATATCTGCATTCAACATGAGGTTACATTTCCTGGTGTAACATTGTCAATCTTTCTTATTTATTGCTTGAATTGAAACATCCAATTAATATTTCTGTTCCATTTAAAGGTGGCACAGTCAAGTAGTCACTCCCATTTAAAGAATGCGgcatttcctttttaaattaatttttattaaatttccaAAGAAGTGACTTACATTCAACaaatcaaaaaaataaaaacaagacattgaaatagaaaacaaaaataatctaGCACAAAAATAAACCTATAATATTCCCTCCCTCTTACTTCCACCTACCCCTGCCAGTTAAAACGAACAAATAAATTATTTCCTTTGTTAaaagataaattaaaatattaaaattaaaaaacactACTGACTTTCCCCTTCTGAAACAAAATCAACTATCAAACTATTATATGTATTCCCTGTTCTATTTAGTTACATTTCAATTTCTGCTAAATATAGACAAATAGATTTAAAATTAGTACATAACCACGAGTCAAATTAATTTTGACTGAAGTTCATAATTTTAACATTTCATCTTTAACTTGTCACCTCATTATTCCTCACTAGTATTTTGTGCTTTTCGTTTAAATTGATCTTATTTCATATAGCCTATTGCTGTATTTCAAGTATTTGTTTCTCTATAAAATCATATTGTATTTTCCTTTCATTCTCAATATTCTTATTCAATcccttaattaaaaaaaatagtatcagagcagaggccactagggggtgctagagagagaagaatagtccatttggggaaggagggtgggttgaaggagttaaTCCCCATTACTGTtatttccccccacccatgtcccctTCATGGAAAAAACCCTCCTTTATGATATGGGGAGAGGTGAGGGGCATAACCAGTGAAAACTGGGgaaatgattttcctccttctactcacccccccccccccccggccaataaaatggactatcattCTTCCTCTAGCACCCTCTAGTGGCCTCTGTCCGGATAATAAAACAGTACCAAaaagtatttatttgtatttttttatttctgccaGAATTCTGTTTTATTTATCTCAACCCATTCTCAATattcttatttgtttgtttgtttgtttgtttgcaacatttatatccaTTTCATCCTgaagaggactcggggcggcttacataaatTGTCATTATTCCATGCCCtaacaacaatgataataatattctTCTCATACTTATCCAGAAAACATGTCTACATATAGGGACAGTTTGAAtcaccaatctcgataaaatagtgaattgtagagacatcacactggcaatgaagatctgcatagtcaaagcaacggtattccccaggatgtgagagctggcccatagggaaggctgagtgatgaaagatagatgcttttgaactgtggtgctggaggaaagttctgagagtgccttgggccgccagaagatccatccagtgcatacttcaggaaataaagcctgactgctcattggagggaaagatagtagaggcaaagatgaagtactttggccacatcatgagaagaaaggaaagcttggagaaggcaattatgctggggaaaaggaaaaggaagaggggccgaccaagggcaagatggatggatggcatcctgaagtgaccttgaagtagctggggtggtgacggccgacagggagctctggcgtgggctggtccatgaggtcatgaagagtctgaaacgactgaacaaatgaacaacaacaaacagcataACACTTAAccacaggagggggggggggaatcaccaaTGAAATTACTATTGGCAACTATGTTAAGCCACTCATAGAGTAGTGTTGTTCAGTATTAGGAAAATCAATTATTTCACCTATCACAAAGTACTGAAAGGGTGTCAGAAAGATCATTTTCACCTGCATGATGTTTGAGACAGTAGGGGGCGCCATATAATAAGGAAATGAATAGTATGTTCCATATTGCTAGAGTAAGCAGTTTTAATTAAGAGGAAAAGTTATTTTCTGTTAAGTTACTTCGCCTGATCTTTCTGTACCAATAAGATATGtagtgtctttttaaaaaaaaaatgacttgagtGTAAGCCAAGAGTATAAATGTTTTGTGTGGACAAGCCATGGGTCTTCGGGATTTCTTGGAATGGTCCATCCTGGAGTATCAGCTGAATAAACCTGTTTTTTTCCACTTCAGCAAGGCTTGACGTGTTTCTTTAAGAACAAACCATAATAATACAACATACTTGTTATGGTTGCACAACTACTCAGTCTGTATATTATCGTCAGCCACTGTATCTATATCTTGAACCGAGTTGTGAATGTAATTCTGAGCCCCAAAATCAGAGGTTATGAATAGTAAAGCTGGTGAGTTTACCATCTTCTCTGTAGAAAcaaataatatttcatttttccaCCTTCATGATCTGTgccatataaaacaaataaagaaattactattattattattaatattcttgcagcccaagaacaagcaattagaacaaatgccatcaaagccagaactaaAAGGTCGactacagattccaagtgtagactctgcaaagaaacAGATGAAATTATGGGTTCCATCGTCAGctgctctgggacttccgaattcagactgacaagtgttttggaccacaatactcctgacctcacaatcgtggggGAAAACAAAGTATGgtttgtcgatgttgcaatcccaagcaacagcagaattgatgagaagcaactggaaaagctgacacaaggttttaaagattgaactgcaaagactctggcaccagCTAGAATGGGTAGCCCCAGTGCTAATTGGCAGACTAGGTACAGTTCCTAAAGatcttggccagcacttaaaaacaattggagatgacaaaattaccacctgtcagctgcaaaaggccaccctactcggatctgtatgcattattcgccgatacatcacacagtcctagacacttgggaagtatcaggtgtgtgatccaatacaacagccagcatagtgatcttattttgctgtgtactaatcttgttgtgtatcatatAAAATAAACCACAAAGGAAGGGGAACCATTGCATCCACTTTGGTCCTCACATATTAAGACTGTTCTTTGAACCATCACAGCTAATGCCTGTTTTAATTTTGGGTTGTTCAACACCAGGATGACAGCCTGAGCTGGAGAGTATATTGTCATCACtgttaaaataaataatgttccaTTATATCCTATATCTACAGTCATAGACAAAGTCTGTAcaacaaaaaatgaaataaaaagtaatAGCAGAGAGAGCACTGTTCGAGTTGCCTGGATATGAGCTTTTGCCTGAAAACTCCTGAGATGGGAATCTTTACTTGTTATTTGGCAGACATGCTCACAGAGTGAAGCAACAACTAGAATGGAGCATAGTAAAACCACAAGGAAAGGACAACCGGATCCAAAAGCTGAAAACATCAGATCAAATTTTTTGAAACTTCCTTTCAGTGACTTTCTCTGGTTCACCGTTGTAGTATTGGCTGATGTAGTATTGCCTGCAGGGCTTTCTTGAGCTGGTATATGCATGGTACTTAATGTCACAATTAAAGCAAACAAAGAGATGATCAAAGATCCCACAAGAAGCCGGGGTATCAGCCATGATATCCTCAATTTGCACCAAAGGAAGAAAGCATGGGAACTGTTCACGATCTTAATGCAGTAGAAGAAACACAGCAAGGCAGTGAGCCAATATCTGACtataatagaaaagaaaaaaaaggagtacCATATTTCGAAATTGAAGGAACTGAAATCAGATGCAGGTGAGAAATCAAAGTGGAGCAGACCAAGGACAATTGTTGCCCACAAATTGGACAGACCCAGGCTTAAAAAAAGCTGTTCACTGGATGCAAGGCTCCTGCATTTAGTCAATTGACTGatcatcacaaaaacaataaagccATTAAAGATGAGCCCGCTGATGACCAAGACAACTCCAATGGCCAAAAAAATGATGTACTCGGGAGAAGACATATCTCCTGAACCCCTGGATTTTGCACAGGAAGGTCTGCAGGATTTTATTTATACATCCAAGATTACTGGGCAGAGGTAGAAAATGCTAGTAGCAGACCTGCATTGCCCATTTTAATGAACTGGGAATTATGTTAAAAAAACAATTCATCAAACTATACAAATTAATGAGTTTCTCAGGTTGCCTATTTCCTTAGTGCTTTTGTTTGTTGCAGACTACACAAAACAACTTCTCTTATTGCTTCCTTTTTGCatctgttctgtcgcgcactgggcctgtaacaactgccttttctataggacgtatactttaagcccagcgggaagccagggcgcctcaaagagaggttctcagggatttttctgaagtaatagtctttagagtctttaatgatacaacaaagtctttattatggaacaaacaacaaatcttcaatggttcaaacaacacttcaaggcttttttagtctagtcctcaatggactggtacctgactttaattaactgtactttctctgtaggaaaaaaaccctatttaacctctcccaggctgtttactatctatgccgcatcggtgtgggtcctactaccgattccaaatgtgtctggggtatcgagtagacctaccagctgaggcttgtagatatttcagatgaagtTCGGTGGagctgtagtgctgtcctccctcagagaattctttgaaaacctcagggttgtttcccctctgattgctgtgaggctgtgagctctcagccagagccttgggaccttttccctggaatttctgtttctgtttctccggatgttcttgagaaaataagcttttctacgggacaaactggtctacgtcctatagtttagcttccttatgtgagactgcccaaaaaatggctctttcccctcccagagccctgaacaaggggcggaaccaaagcttaattatgatggacaggaggcctgtcctatgactgcaaacagataacagaaagaaaataaagttggagctcctggtacagccgtaccagctcAGCATCACTGAAGGAATTTTTGAGCAGGCCTTGTCAGGACAGTCCAACTTTTCTGTCTGTCTTGTCCCAGGTACCTCACTCGACTGTCCCTATCTTGGCCCTTTTCTGAACTTTTAATGTTCAGCTTTCAGAACTTTATTGGCTTTGAACAGGATACCAGggcagctaaaaaagtcaatATACTTTTAGACTATATCAATAGAATTATAGCATCTTGCTCAAGGGAAGGAATAGGGGCAATCTACCCtgttttggtcagatctcacttgGAATAATGAGGTCTAGGCACCGCCACTGTGTCTGGTTCTGGCCACCACCATTCAATAAGAATATTGagaacctggaatgtgtccaaaaaggtgaccaaaatggttAAAAGGGTCTGAAAGTTAAATCCTATGAGGAATGATTTAGGGAAGTgattggagaagagaaagataaGAGGGACcacgatagccatgtttaaatacttgaaatGATGTCTTTTGGGGGGCATCATTTCTGCTCCTCCAGAAAGTAagacacaaagcaatggattcaaactatcgaaaaggaaattccacctaaacactgGGAAGAGTATATCACAGTAAGAGCTttttgatagtggaatatgctcccttggagtgtggtggaggttttttcaacagagtctggatggccttctgtcaggagtgctttgattgtgtgtttctgcatggcaggaatttggactgggtgacccttaGCTTTTTTCCACTTCTAGAATAAGAATGATGTCAACTATGGCCTATATGCAGTTTTTCAGAGTTGGCCATTTTGACCCTTGAATTCCCTCCACAATGTTTCAAGGTACCCCTCCAAAATAACTCTACTGGTGGGAGAAAACATTCGTTTGTCAGTAAAAGTAAGACAATgcttaaaatattgttttgtgagCAGTACTCTATAATGATGTGGGAGGGCTGAGCTCAATATCTCTAAATTGACATTGAGGGATTAAATGCCTCTTTTGGTCCCTGCTGCAACACAGGGAAGTCCTCCTCAGAGGAAACCAGCATGGCCCTCTAACCCCCACAGTGTGTCCACTTCTATCTTTCACTCTAGAGTGCCCTGGCAGGTGACTTGGCTGTCCCTTCGCTCCATGTCTTTTGTTGTTGTGAACTATAAACTGACTTAAACATATGGCGATCCTATGAATGTGGAACTTGGCTGCTAAAGGCCAGGTCATATGGCCTTTAGCAGCCCTGCTCAGGTTTCAGGACCATGATTTCCTATTCTTCTGGGATGCagacttcctcttttcctcctgctttgtacgttaccaagcattattgtttttAGTCAATAATGTCTTGTGATATGGCCAAAGTGGGACCGCCTCAGTTTATTCATCTTGGCTGCTTGGAAGAGgtcaggtttgatttgctctaggatccatttattggcctttttagcagtccacagtatcCTCAGAACTCTTatccatttcaaatgagttgattttcttcctctcACCTTTATTCA
This genomic interval from Anolis sagrei isolate rAnoSag1 chromosome 2, rAnoSag1.mat, whole genome shotgun sequence contains the following:
- the LOC137096178 gene encoding taste receptor type 2 member 4-like encodes the protein MSSPEYIIFLAIGVVLVISGLIFNGFIVFVMISQLTKCRSLASSEQLFLSLGLSNLWATIVLGLLHFDFSPASDFSSFNFEIWYSFFFFSIIVRYWLTALLCFFYCIKIVNSSHAFFLWCKLRISWLIPRLLVGSLIISLFALIVTLSTMHIPAQESPAGNTTSANTTTVNQRKSLKGSFKKFDLMFSAFGSGCPFLVVLLCSILVVASLCEHVCQITSKDSHLRSFQAKAHIQATRTVLSLLLLFISFFVVQTLSMTVDIGYNGTLFILTVMTIYSPAQAVILVLNNPKLKQALAVMVQRTVLICEDQSGCNGSPSFVVYFI